A window from uncultured Desulfobacter sp. encodes these proteins:
- a CDS encoding biotin--[acetyl-CoA-carboxylase] ligase: MTRLEDRIAKRHPAANPTKGAPEILICDQCGSSMDLAWDLLTTREINTWDSVIVTTQTTGRGQYRRSWVSPPGNLYASWVWPQLSVTNRSTVYQENLIPLVAAYIVAYALELLGVDIQIKWPNDLLYNTQKIGGILVEQRDRQVIVGIGINVASSPSLPAAGTETAMAATCLAKEGFDLSPLNLWCHLVESGSHCFEMLIKQLSVSEFIHLITDRLAWRGKQVHILENGTDVCPAIVMGVAEDGGLLVKKNTRMQTIHSGKILTVE; the protein is encoded by the coding sequence TTGACGAGGCTTGAAGACCGGATTGCAAAGCGGCATCCAGCCGCTAACCCAACAAAAGGGGCGCCCGAAATTCTGATCTGTGATCAGTGCGGTTCCAGCATGGATTTGGCCTGGGACCTTTTGACGACCAGGGAAATCAACACCTGGGATTCCGTCATCGTCACCACGCAGACCACGGGCAGAGGACAGTACCGGCGCAGCTGGGTTTCCCCCCCAGGAAACCTTTATGCCTCCTGGGTGTGGCCCCAACTCTCCGTCACAAACCGTTCCACCGTTTACCAGGAAAATTTAATCCCCCTTGTCGCCGCATACATTGTCGCATACGCACTTGAATTGCTGGGGGTAGATATCCAAATCAAGTGGCCCAACGATCTTTTATACAACACCCAAAAAATCGGCGGTATCCTGGTGGAGCAGCGGGATCGCCAGGTTATTGTGGGAATCGGGATCAATGTGGCCTCATCACCGTCTTTGCCTGCGGCTGGCACCGAAACCGCCATGGCCGCGACCTGTTTAGCCAAAGAAGGGTTTGATCTTTCACCGTTGAATCTCTGGTGTCATCTGGTAGAATCAGGTAGCCATTGTTTTGAGATGTTGATCAAGCAGCTCTCCGTATCAGAATTTATACACCTCATTACCGACCGCCTGGCATGGCGGGGAAAACAGGTCCATATTCTGGAAAATGGAACGGATGTTTGCCCGGCAATCGTTATGGGCGTTGCAGAAGATGGCGGACTGTTAGTTAAAAAAAACACCCGAATGCAGACCATTCATTCGGGCAAAATTTTAACGGTTGAATGA
- a CDS encoding universal stress protein, giving the protein MWKLLQKMSKNLTLAIPAMMLAGFIFGVFMDAAFLKSLIIPFTFLMVYPMMVTLNIQKVFEGGDIKAQVLTQAINFGVVPFLAYFLGLIFFKDQPYMALGLLLAGLVPTSGMTISWTGFAKGNLAAAVKMTVIGLTLGSIATPLYVRMLMGTTIEIDMAAIFKQIVVIVFIPMAAGYLTRRSLVKKHGEKGFKLSVAPKFPPLSTLGVVGIVFIAMALKARAIAAAPTMLAYILIPLVIIYGFNFIFSSFVGKKLLPRGDAIALVYGSVMRNLSIALAIAINAFGKQGASAALVVAVAYIIQVQSAAWYVKLTDRIFGPATDDGKPTAKPTFKKVPEPPPVPREEPQVSMVAEIKKILFATDITPTAKYAARYACTIGNKFDAKVWAIHVVPDLLAEYSAGAGFTIKDPEKQEEFNRDAVESAEQILGERIRTTSEKVIQEISACPLSKDRIMVKTGDPVEEITKAATEGNFDLIIMGTHGDQGFDDILLGSTAQGVIHYSKIPVLVARPS; this is encoded by the coding sequence ATGTGGAAACTGCTGCAGAAAATGAGTAAAAATCTGACCCTGGCGATTCCGGCAATGATGTTGGCCGGATTTATATTCGGTGTCTTTATGGATGCCGCCTTTCTAAAAAGCCTGATTATTCCGTTCACCTTTTTAATGGTTTACCCCATGATGGTCACCTTAAATATCCAGAAGGTATTTGAGGGCGGAGATATAAAAGCCCAGGTGCTGACCCAGGCCATCAACTTCGGCGTGGTCCCTTTCCTGGCCTACTTTTTAGGACTGATATTTTTTAAGGACCAGCCTTACATGGCTTTAGGTCTGCTGTTGGCTGGGTTGGTACCTACTTCAGGCATGACCATTTCCTGGACCGGATTTGCCAAGGGCAATCTTGCGGCAGCCGTAAAAATGACGGTTATCGGCCTGACACTGGGTTCCATTGCAACCCCCCTGTATGTACGTATGCTCATGGGCACAACCATTGAAATTGACATGGCGGCGATTTTCAAGCAGATCGTGGTCATTGTTTTCATCCCCATGGCAGCCGGTTACCTGACCCGCAGATCCCTGGTAAAAAAACACGGGGAAAAGGGATTTAAATTATCGGTGGCCCCCAAATTCCCGCCGTTGTCCACCCTGGGCGTTGTGGGCATCGTCTTCATTGCCATGGCCCTTAAGGCCCGGGCCATCGCCGCAGCACCCACCATGCTTGCTTACATCCTGATCCCCCTGGTCATCATTTACGGATTCAATTTTATCTTCAGCAGTTTTGTGGGTAAAAAACTGTTGCCCCGGGGGGATGCCATTGCACTTGTTTACGGCTCAGTCATGCGCAATCTGTCCATTGCTCTGGCCATTGCCATCAACGCATTCGGTAAACAAGGCGCCTCGGCCGCCCTGGTTGTGGCGGTGGCTTATATCATCCAGGTCCAGTCCGCAGCCTGGTATGTCAAACTGACCGATAGAATATTCGGCCCTGCTACTGATGACGGCAAACCGACTGCAAAACCCACCTTCAAAAAAGTGCCGGAGCCGCCTCCCGTCCCCCGGGAAGAGCCCCAGGTATCCATGGTCGCGGAGATCAAAAAAATTCTTTTTGCCACGGACATTACCCCCACGGCGAAATATGCGGCACGCTATGCCTGTACCATCGGCAATAAATTCGATGCAAAGGTATGGGCCATTCATGTGGTGCCGGATCTTTTAGCAGAATATTCGGCAGGTGCCGGTTTCACCATAAAGGACCCTGAAAAACAGGAAGAGTTCAACCGGGATGCGGTTGAAAGCGCGGAACAAATTCTTGGGGAACGCATTAGAACCACCTCGGAAAAGGTGATCCAGGAAATATCGGCCTGTCCCTTATCCAAGGACCGCATCATGGTCAAAACAGGAGATCCGGTGGAAGAGATCACCAAAGCTGCGACCGAAGGGAATTTTGACCTGATCATCATGGGCACCCACGGCGACCAGGGCTTTGACGATATCCTTCTGGGCAGCACGGCTCAGGGTGTCATCCACTACTCAAAGATCCCTGTCCTTGTGGCGCGCCCTTCTTAA
- a CDS encoding lysophospholipid acyltransferase family protein: MIKKIFRRLLYYYAFPYGGLFLVRLLSATYRIRIVDPDNEQAILRAGGQLVYASWHQRFFPGITFFSRRKPIAIMISQSRDGEMAARAVHIMGWQAVRGSSSRGGGQALDTIKNLIGQGYKIGHIVDGPQGPFGTVKPGLIRIAQYADLPIVPVITSGQSLWVFHSWDRFMVPKPFSRVIIRFGSPIHVPQNLDSNGFEQMQARVAQTLNELYEDTDAVWQDDQRLKEIFS, encoded by the coding sequence ATGATAAAAAAAATATTCAGACGATTGTTGTATTACTATGCATTTCCCTATGGCGGGCTGTTCCTTGTCAGGTTATTGTCCGCCACCTACCGGATTAGAATCGTTGATCCGGATAATGAACAGGCAATTTTGAGGGCGGGCGGGCAGTTGGTGTATGCCTCATGGCACCAGCGTTTTTTTCCGGGGATTACTTTTTTTTCAAGGCGCAAGCCCATTGCCATTATGATCTCCCAGAGCCGCGACGGTGAGATGGCAGCCCGGGCGGTACATATCATGGGCTGGCAGGCCGTGAGGGGGTCGTCATCCCGTGGCGGCGGGCAAGCCCTTGACACCATAAAAAATCTGATCGGGCAGGGCTACAAAATCGGCCATATCGTGGACGGCCCCCAGGGCCCTTTCGGTACGGTGAAACCCGGCTTGATCCGCATTGCCCAATATGCGGATTTACCCATTGTGCCCGTCATTACCTCCGGGCAGAGTCTTTGGGTATTCCATTCCTGGGACCGGTTTATGGTACCCAAGCCCTTTTCCCGGGTGATCATCCGATTTGGTTCTCCCATTCATGTGCCCCAGAATTTAGACTCCAATGGTTTTGAGCAGATGCAGGCGCGTGTGGCACAGACACTAAATGAACTCTATGAAGATACGGATGCTGTCTGGCAGGATGACCAACGTCTAAAAGAGATTTTCAGTTAG
- the parA gene encoding ParA family partition ATPase, with the protein MKVITLANQKGGCGKSTIVLNLAIELALQQHRVIVFDTDPQGSCYETAEIRSDQKTTAHITVAPIYENLYQAIEDTDKNYDFAIIDTPPHDNEVVTIATACSDLVIIPVQDSPLDIRSTKTTVDLINEARELNPHIAAYFLLSRIQTNSVMARELAQVLKSTYKFDILDTQIANRMAYKYSLIYGQNVSEYSNKDAAATEITALAKEVLSILDR; encoded by the coding sequence ATGAAAGTTATTACACTTGCAAACCAGAAAGGTGGCTGTGGAAAGAGCACCATTGTCTTAAATCTTGCCATTGAATTGGCATTGCAGCAGCACCGGGTCATCGTCTTTGATACGGACCCCCAGGGCAGTTGCTATGAGACGGCTGAAATTCGCAGCGACCAGAAGACAACGGCCCATATCACCGTCGCACCCATTTACGAAAACCTGTATCAGGCCATTGAAGATACGGATAAAAACTATGATTTTGCCATAATTGATACACCGCCCCATGACAATGAGGTTGTAACCATTGCCACGGCGTGCTCTGATCTTGTCATCATTCCCGTTCAGGATTCGCCCCTTGATATCCGCAGTACAAAAACGACCGTAGACCTGATCAACGAAGCCAGGGAACTCAATCCGCACATTGCCGCCTATTTTCTGCTCAGTCGCATTCAGACCAACTCCGTCATGGCCAGAGAGCTTGCCCAGGTATTAAAATCAACTTATAAATTTGACATATTAGACACCCAGATCGCCAACCGGATGGCATATAAATACTCGCTGATTTACGGCCAGAACGTCTCAGAATATTCAAACAAAGATGCTGCTGCCACAGAAATTACGGCCCTTGCCAAAGAAGTTTTGTCTATCCTTGACCGGTAA
- a CDS encoding pyruvate carboxylase, whose product MEEKTLEQVLTENKDKAILVANRGIPARRLCRSISEMEAVSIMTATDVDKTSPSTRSAQELMLLGEDPTSYLDIDRIIENAKNRGVIAIHPGWGFAAEDCSFPLKCEKAGIRFIGPPHEAMGLLGNKVAVRKLAMELGVPVIPGTEDAVTLEEARIFARKIGFPIMLKAEGGGGGRGIYEVYCEEEFESAFVKASTFAQASFGNPKLFMERLLTNVRHIEIQIAADQHGNVFAFDERDCTVQRNHQKLVEMTPSPWPGMTEELRNKLKEYSIRLVKHVNYYSLATVEFLVDLDGTPYLIEVNTRLQVEHGVTECRYGVDLVAEQIAIAFGSTLSFNDAETKPYQHAMQVRINCEDPRNNFSPNAGLITRHAPPGGTGVRINTCISTGYQFPSQYDSAATLLIAYGRSWNKCLKVMRRALGEYHIGGVKTTIAFHQQILNHPLFNSGVYDTNFIKKAPELMQYIDQAPETVRLSRLVAEISAKGYNEFVQLGEYRKREDSRIGPFTPVFPPDVHNDFIHPYPGKDRQTILDFVRDSGYIHFTDTTPRDMTQSNSGNRFRLAEDRLIGPYLDKCGFFSVENGGGAHFHVAMLANMTYPFTEAAQWNEFAPQTLKQILIRSTNILGYKPQPRNLMRKTGEMICDHYDVIRCFDFLNHIENMRPFAEVAMDSKTNLFEPAISLSFAKGFDIKHYLSVTDEIVRMITDVSGLKKKRAIQTMILGLKDMAGVCPPGFIRNLVTEIRKKYPELVMHYHRHYTDGLFVPALGAAAQAGANILDTGIGPAVRWYGQGDVLATAAYMEEELGLKTNLNKDMIRSCGFMLKQIMPYYDRYCSPYFKGTDYDVVEHGMPGGATSSSQEGAMKQGYIHLLPHMLEFLKGTRKITRYHDVTPGSQITWNTAFLAVTGAYQRGGDKAVQRLLDTLNAVNTMPERKLPNDIKTSRLELYRDSNDAFRDLLRGKFGKLPLGFPPDWVYESAFGESYKAAIADRTEASPLNTLEDIDLGAEHDKLKSLIHRDPTNEEFVLYLNHPGDALKTIEFTTQYGDPNTLPVDVWFEGMRIGVEKEFTDSSGKPHQMIILDISAPKETGHCVVRYLLDSESFIHKVKVSEATGIGTQSIEMADAANMCHIAAPSNGDLWVMYANEGDLIHKGQELFNISIMKQEKAVCSPVDGIVKRVLKTANYQETKKMIPVVNGELLVEISPTANTCTHCKNPIDVDHQNFCPICGNKIKINKG is encoded by the coding sequence ATGGAAGAAAAAACTCTTGAGCAGGTTCTGACTGAAAATAAGGACAAAGCCATCCTCGTCGCCAATCGCGGGATTCCTGCCCGTCGACTCTGCCGTTCAATTTCGGAGATGGAAGCCGTTTCCATCATGACGGCCACCGATGTTGACAAAACATCCCCCTCCACCCGCAGCGCCCAGGAACTGATGCTGCTGGGTGAAGATCCAACGTCTTATCTTGATATTGACCGGATCATTGAAAACGCCAAAAACCGGGGGGTGATTGCCATTCACCCCGGCTGGGGATTTGCGGCTGAAGACTGCAGCTTCCCGTTGAAATGCGAAAAGGCAGGGATTCGTTTTATCGGTCCGCCCCATGAAGCCATGGGCCTTTTGGGCAATAAAGTTGCCGTGCGAAAACTGGCCATGGAACTGGGAGTCCCGGTCATCCCCGGCACCGAAGACGCCGTTACACTGGAAGAGGCCCGGATCTTTGCCCGGAAAATCGGGTTCCCGATCATGCTCAAAGCCGAAGGCGGCGGTGGCGGCCGGGGCATCTACGAAGTCTATTGTGAAGAAGAGTTTGAATCCGCCTTTGTTAAAGCATCGACATTTGCCCAGGCCTCCTTCGGAAACCCCAAACTGTTCATGGAAAGGCTTTTGACCAACGTGCGGCACATTGAAATTCAAATCGCTGCCGATCAGCACGGCAATGTGTTTGCCTTTGATGAACGGGACTGCACGGTGCAAAGGAATCATCAGAAACTGGTGGAGATGACCCCCTCCCCCTGGCCGGGCATGACCGAGGAACTTCGCAATAAACTCAAGGAGTATTCGATACGGCTGGTCAAGCATGTCAATTACTATTCCCTGGCAACGGTGGAATTTCTGGTGGATCTGGACGGCACGCCCTATCTCATCGAGGTGAACACACGGCTCCAGGTCGAGCACGGCGTGACCGAATGCCGCTACGGGGTGGACCTTGTGGCCGAACAGATCGCCATTGCCTTTGGTTCGACCCTCAGTTTCAACGACGCGGAGACCAAACCCTACCAGCATGCCATGCAGGTCAGGATCAACTGCGAAGATCCCCGGAACAATTTTTCACCCAATGCCGGTCTGATCACCCGGCATGCCCCACCGGGCGGGACAGGCGTGCGGATCAACACCTGCATCAGCACAGGCTACCAATTTCCATCCCAGTATGACTCGGCTGCGACCCTGTTGATCGCCTATGGCCGCAGCTGGAACAAATGCCTCAAGGTTATGCGGCGGGCTCTCGGCGAATACCACATTGGGGGCGTGAAGACGACCATTGCCTTTCACCAGCAGATTCTTAACCATCCGCTCTTCAATTCAGGGGTTTATGATACCAATTTCATAAAAAAAGCACCGGAGCTGATGCAGTATATTGACCAGGCACCTGAAACCGTGAGGCTGTCGCGTCTGGTGGCTGAAATTTCGGCCAAGGGATACAACGAATTTGTCCAGTTGGGTGAATACCGCAAACGAGAAGATAGCCGCATCGGGCCTTTTACACCGGTTTTCCCCCCTGATGTGCACAACGATTTCATCCACCCGTATCCCGGCAAAGACCGCCAGACGATCCTGGATTTTGTCCGGGACAGCGGTTACATCCATTTTACGGACACAACCCCCCGGGACATGACCCAGTCCAACAGCGGCAACCGCTTCCGCCTGGCCGAAGACCGTCTGATCGGGCCTTATCTGGACAAATGCGGCTTTTTTTCCGTGGAAAACGGCGGTGGAGCCCATTTCCATGTGGCCATGCTGGCCAACATGACCTACCCGTTTACCGAAGCGGCTCAGTGGAATGAATTTGCCCCCCAAACACTCAAGCAGATTCTGATCCGCTCCACCAACATCCTGGGGTACAAACCCCAGCCACGCAACCTCATGCGCAAGACCGGTGAAATGATCTGTGACCATTATGATGTCATTCGCTGCTTTGATTTTTTAAATCACATTGAAAACATGCGCCCCTTTGCAGAAGTAGCCATGGATTCCAAAACCAATCTTTTCGAGCCGGCCATTTCCCTCTCCTTTGCCAAGGGCTTTGACATTAAACATTATCTGTCGGTGACCGATGAAATTGTCCGCATGATTACCGATGTTTCCGGCTTGAAAAAGAAACGAGCGATTCAAACGATGATACTGGGCCTCAAGGACATGGCCGGAGTCTGCCCGCCAGGATTCATCCGGAATCTTGTGACCGAAATCCGCAAAAAATATCCAGAACTTGTCATGCACTACCACCGCCACTATACCGACGGCCTGTTTGTGCCTGCCCTGGGTGCGGCGGCCCAGGCCGGGGCAAATATTTTGGATACCGGCATCGGCCCGGCCGTCCGCTGGTATGGCCAGGGGGATGTTCTGGCCACTGCCGCCTACATGGAAGAAGAACTGGGCCTGAAAACCAACCTGAACAAAGATATGATCCGGTCGTGCGGGTTCATGCTCAAACAGATCATGCCCTACTATGACCGTTACTGCTCGCCCTACTTTAAGGGCACCGATTACGATGTGGTCGAACACGGCATGCCGGGTGGGGCCACCTCTTCCTCCCAGGAAGGCGCCATGAAACAGGGCTATATCCACCTGCTGCCCCATATGCTGGAATTTTTAAAGGGAACACGCAAGATTACCCGGTATCATGATGTGACGCCGGGCTCCCAGATCACCTGGAATACGGCATTTCTGGCGGTAACCGGGGCATATCAGCGCGGCGGGGATAAAGCGGTTCAGCGTCTGCTGGATACCCTCAACGCCGTTAATACCATGCCTGAAAGAAAACTGCCCAATGACATCAAAACATCACGACTGGAACTGTACCGGGACAGTAATGACGCCTTCCGGGATCTGCTGCGGGGCAAGTTCGGTAAACTGCCCCTGGGGTTTCCGCCGGACTGGGTGTATGAAAGCGCATTCGGCGAAAGCTATAAAGCGGCCATTGCCGACCGGACAGAAGCATCACCTTTAAATACCCTGGAAGACATTGACCTTGGGGCAGAACACGACAAGCTTAAATCCTTGATCCACCGGGACCCCACAAACGAAGAGTTCGTTTTATATTTGAACCACCCCGGTGATGCCTTGAAAACCATTGAATTTACGACCCAATACGGAGATCCGAACACCCTTCCGGTGGATGTCTGGTTTGAAGGCATGCGGATCGGCGTTGAAAAAGAATTCACGGACAGCAGCGGCAAACCCCACCAAATGATCATCCTGGACATATCAGCCCCCAAGGAGACCGGACACTGCGTGGTACGCTATCTTTTGGATTCGGAAAGTTTTATCCACAAGGTCAAGGTCAGTGAGGCCACAGGCATCGGCACCCAATCCATTGAAATGGCCGATGCCGCCAATATGTGTCATATTGCGGCCCCGAGCAACGGCGATCTGTGGGTCATGTATGCCAATGAAGGAGACCTCATCCACAAGGGCCAGGAACTGTTCAACATCTCAATCATGAAACAGGAAAAGGCAGTGTGCTCGCCGGTTGACGGCATTGTCAAGCGGGTTCTCAAAACAGCCAATTACCAGGAAACCAAAAAGATGATCCCGGTGGTCAACGGTGAACTGCTCGTGGAAATCTCACCCACAGCGAACACCTGCACCCATTGTAAAAACCCCATTGACGTCGATCATCAAAATTTTTGTCCTATCTGCGGCAACAAAATCAAAATCAATAAAGGATAA
- a CDS encoding glycosyltransferase: MMKIDLHVHTKFSKRPSQWILQKISCPESFTDPMLVYNTAKAKGMSLVTISDHNTIEGALEIAHLPDTYISEEITSYFPEDGCKVHVLAQNITEAQHEEIQKIRQNVFDLVAYLNGENIVNIIAHPLYAVNDRMTIKHFEQMLLLFKNFELNGARNDKQNQILAQVLKNLTPLDIERLSNLYDYQPLFDTPWEKNLTGGSDDHSGLNIARTSTAVADATNINEFMDGILNGKSRVISDPSTPQTMAHNLYGIAYQFYSTRFDFKRHAGKDQLLKFLDQSLMPVSNVDNGLISRFYTFLSKRKNRKEETKSVSLTYLIRKETERLFAENPDLLKIARAQSKKIESDVSLDKKELHREDAWFDFVNQLSNKVLFHTGDHLLGQASGANLFNIFQTIGSVGGLYSLLAPYFVAFVHFAKDNEVNTAVLNRFAKYKNGSQPSKSRVRLGHFTDTYYDVNGVAQTLQQQVQAALKHDKHLTIITCDAQAEKTGKGVKNFTPTGVYEIPEYTEQKLYYPPFLEMLDYCYSQGFTHIHSATPGPIGLAALAIAKILKLPLTATYHTQFPQYAQYLTGDNFIEDLTWKFMIWYYDQMDQIYVSSQNSFDELTERGIKAEKIRIMPRGINTDVFHPSKQCDILSANFGVDEEALKFLYVGRVSKEKNLPILVNAFKALCKTSDKAHLTVVGNGPYADEMKYLLKNYPVTFTGYLSGEPLCRVYASADIFVFPSTTDTFGNVILEAQASGLPVIVSDLGGPCENMLDQKTGIIVKSDDVAALLSAMQQFLNTPDLCSQMSDQARAYMEDRSFENAFIQSWEFYKEMDMPASMLEFSKAV, encoded by the coding sequence ATGATGAAAATAGATCTTCATGTGCACACCAAGTTTTCCAAACGGCCATCCCAGTGGATCCTGCAGAAAATCAGCTGCCCTGAAAGTTTCACGGACCCTATGCTGGTATATAATACGGCCAAGGCAAAGGGCATGTCCCTTGTGACCATCTCCGACCATAACACCATTGAGGGTGCCCTTGAAATCGCCCATCTGCCGGACACCTATATCTCCGAAGAGATCACTTCATATTTTCCCGAAGACGGATGCAAGGTTCATGTGCTGGCCCAGAACATCACCGAAGCCCAGCATGAAGAGATCCAGAAAATCCGGCAGAACGTCTTTGATCTGGTGGCCTATTTAAATGGTGAAAACATCGTCAACATCATTGCCCATCCCCTCTATGCGGTTAATGACCGGATGACCATCAAGCACTTTGAACAGATGCTTTTACTGTTTAAAAACTTTGAGCTCAACGGCGCCAGAAACGATAAACAGAATCAAATCCTTGCCCAGGTACTGAAAAACCTCACGCCCCTGGACATAGAGCGCCTTTCCAACCTCTATGATTACCAACCCCTGTTCGATACCCCCTGGGAAAAAAACCTCACCGGCGGTTCCGATGATCACTCCGGCCTGAACATTGCCAGAACCAGCACTGCGGTTGCTGATGCAACGAATATTAATGAATTTATGGACGGCATCCTCAATGGTAAATCCCGGGTCATCTCCGACCCATCCACCCCCCAAACCATGGCCCACAACCTGTACGGTATTGCCTACCAGTTTTACTCAACGCGATTCGACTTTAAACGCCACGCAGGCAAAGATCAGTTGCTCAAATTTCTGGATCAGTCCCTGATGCCGGTATCCAATGTGGATAATGGCCTTATATCAAGATTTTACACGTTTTTAAGCAAACGGAAAAACCGCAAAGAGGAAACCAAATCCGTCTCCCTGACATATCTGATCAGAAAGGAGACCGAGCGTCTGTTTGCTGAAAATCCGGACCTGCTGAAAATTGCCAGGGCTCAATCAAAGAAAATAGAGTCAGACGTCTCCCTGGATAAAAAGGAACTGCACCGTGAAGACGCATGGTTTGATTTTGTCAACCAGCTGTCAAACAAAGTGTTGTTCCACACCGGCGACCATCTGCTTGGCCAGGCCTCCGGGGCGAATCTGTTCAACATCTTCCAGACTATCGGCTCCGTGGGTGGGCTCTACTCCCTTTTGGCACCCTATTTTGTGGCCTTTGTTCACTTTGCCAAGGACAATGAAGTGAACACAGCCGTCCTGAACCGGTTTGCCAAATACAAAAACGGAAGCCAGCCCTCCAAATCCAGGGTAAGGTTAGGGCATTTCACCGACACCTATTACGATGTCAACGGTGTGGCCCAGACCCTCCAGCAGCAGGTGCAGGCCGCCCTGAAGCATGACAAACACCTGACCATCATTACCTGCGATGCCCAGGCCGAAAAAACAGGCAAGGGGGTAAAAAATTTCACGCCCACAGGCGTCTATGAAATCCCCGAATATACGGAACAAAAATTATATTACCCGCCGTTTCTTGAGATGCTGGACTACTGCTACAGCCAAGGATTCACCCATATCCACTCCGCTACCCCCGGCCCCATCGGCCTGGCCGCCCTGGCCATTGCAAAAATTCTGAAGCTGCCCCTGACCGCCACCTACCATACCCAGTTTCCCCAATATGCCCAGTACCTGACCGGAGACAATTTCATCGAAGATCTGACCTGGAAATTCATGATCTGGTATTATGACCAGATGGATCAGATCTATGTCTCCAGCCAGAACTCCTTTGACGAACTCACCGAGCGGGGTATCAAGGCCGAAAAAATCCGAATCATGCCCCGGGGCATCAACACGGACGTATTCCATCCTTCAAAACAATGCGATATCCTGAGCGCCAATTTCGGGGTTGATGAAGAAGCCCTGAAATTTTTGTATGTGGGCCGGGTATCCAAGGAAAAAAATCTGCCGATTCTGGTGAATGCCTTCAAAGCACTTTGTAAAACAAGTGACAAGGCGCATCTGACTGTCGTGGGCAATGGGCCCTATGCCGATGAGATGAAATATCTGCTCAAAAATTATCCTGTGACCTTTACCGGATATCTTTCCGGAGAACCCTTGTGCCGGGTCTATGCCTCGGCAGATATCTTTGTATTTCCCTCCACCACGGACACATTCGGCAATGTGATTCTTGAAGCCCAGGCATCCGGCCTGCCGGTGATTGTATCGGATCTGGGCGGACCCTGCGAAAATATGCTGGATCAGAAAACCGGCATCATAGTTAAAAGTGATGATGTTGCAGCTCTTTTATCGGCCATGCAGCAATTTTTAAACACCCCGGATCTGTGCAGTCAAATGTCCGACCAGGCCAGGGCATATATGGAAGACAGATCGTTTGAAAACGCATTTATTCAATCCTGGGAGTTTTACAAAGAGATGGATATGCCGGCCTCCATGCTGGAATTTTCCAAGGCCGTATAA
- a CDS encoding S24 family peptidase, translating into MPENKVDVLIRRIMSATGISSQAELAKELGINRSGITHARNKNHIPDNWIVKLFRRFRVNPDWVDTGKGPVFFDQKHLNEGSDFRKVPKVAARLSAGTGSFECDPDISQFLSFPSAWLARKGSAAAMVAMEVFGQSMEPLIREGDTVLIDQSQAHIMAGAIYAVGVDDTILVKRLEKHPDSLVLCSDNKDFSPIHLDIHALEKVRILGRVIWSCREYR; encoded by the coding sequence ATGCCGGAAAATAAAGTGGATGTGCTGATTCGTCGGATCATGAGCGCTACCGGAATTTCGTCCCAGGCGGAACTTGCCAAGGAGCTTGGTATCAACCGGTCTGGAATCACCCACGCCAGAAACAAAAATCATATCCCTGATAACTGGATTGTCAAACTGTTCAGGCGGTTCCGGGTGAATCCGGATTGGGTGGACACGGGTAAGGGCCCTGTCTTTTTTGATCAAAAACACCTGAATGAGGGCAGTGACTTTCGCAAGGTCCCAAAGGTCGCAGCCCGTCTGTCAGCCGGAACCGGGTCGTTTGAATGTGATCCGGATATTTCACAGTTTCTTTCATTTCCTTCTGCCTGGCTTGCCCGCAAAGGATCTGCTGCTGCCATGGTTGCCATGGAGGTGTTCGGCCAGAGTATGGAACCCTTGATCCGGGAAGGGGATACGGTGTTGATCGATCAGTCCCAGGCCCATATTATGGCCGGTGCTATTTATGCCGTGGGTGTGGACGATACCATTCTTGTTAAACGCTTGGAAAAACACCCGGATTCTTTGGTGTTGTGCAGTGATAATAAAGATTTTTCCCCCATTCATCTGGATATCCATGCCCTTGAAAAGGTCCGGATCCTTGGCCGGGTGATTTGGAGCTGCCGGGAATACAGGTAA